The window TTAAACAGGTGGTTGGCTTTCTCCTTCAATTCAATATCCAAACTGATTTGTTCTATCAGATGTCCTTTACGAAATTGATAGCCTGCAGAGAATGCTTGGTTATAGCATTTAAGGAAGTCAAGATAATCAAGCCACTTAGAGAAGCTCTCTAACTTTTGTTCTATAGCTTGTTTTCCCTCCCCTATACGAGAGAAGTAGAAGTAACCATTGCCCTGTTCTAATTGTAGACCAACTTCTTTAAAGTAGTCTGTATAATCTTCAAAGTTCTCTTCTAAGTCATCGTATAGATGGCGGATAGAGTTGTCAGAACTGTCAACAGAGAGGAATTCTCCGCGGATTAATCGTTCATATATTCGTTGAGTGTTATTTCGCATAGATGATTGGATATTCAATGTTTTGGTAAGTTGCGTATTCTCCTGTCATTTTACATTCATCTGGGTGTAGGATGACAAGTTGACAAAAGAGGGTTGCATGATCTTCTATTTCACGTTTTGTCATATAGTTGTATCTGAGGATAAACTCAAAGAGATTGTAGCTTGATGCAGCAAAGGCATTCCACACTTCAGTAGGATCAATCTCTTTCAGAAGTTGTACTTGCTC of the Prevotella melaninogenica genome contains:
- a CDS encoding condensin complex protein MksE, whose amino-acid sequence is MRNNTQRIYERLIRGEFLSVDSSDNSIRHLYDDLEENFEDYTDYFKEVGLQLEQGNGYFYFSRIGEGKQAIEQKLESFSKWLDYLDFLKCYNQAFSAGYQFRKGHLIEQISLDIELKEKANHLFKKYGAGSNQEIVNKLLQEMQNMGFAECVNIQDETFKITSAFRYAEELVNMIQIANEDEIPE